A section of the Chloroflexota bacterium genome encodes:
- the recO gene encoding DNA repair protein RecO — translation MRRVDLQRLDATLVLGLRDLGEADRLVFLYARDRGRFSAVARSGRRPVSRLAGHLQLFAKVAVELVPTRSLDIITSARSLADRPRLAAGRRFAAASRVIEFLRRATAEEDPDPGLFDLADATLELIDRRERVYRQLWQFELAALDRLGLAPVLFDCALCNRALNARDLWFDPQAGGAICEHCPRSPLAARISERTLKALRFLQEARLGEADKLGIDPAIREQITLLLDRILQVAVGSIRPGPGADNSLGRPATGPDSQQ, via the coding sequence ATGCGCCGGGTAGATCTGCAGCGGCTGGACGCGACGCTGGTACTGGGCCTGCGCGATCTTGGCGAGGCCGATCGGCTGGTTTTTCTTTACGCCCGCGATCGGGGCAGGTTCTCGGCCGTCGCTCGTTCCGGTCGCCGACCGGTATCCCGCCTGGCAGGGCACCTGCAACTTTTCGCCAAGGTCGCGGTCGAGCTGGTGCCGACCCGGTCGCTGGACATCATCACGTCGGCCCGTAGCCTTGCCGATCGGCCCCGGCTCGCCGCCGGCCGGCGCTTTGCGGCAGCATCGCGGGTGATCGAATTCCTGCGCCGCGCTACCGCCGAAGAAGATCCCGATCCGGGGTTGTTCGACCTGGCCGACGCGACCCTGGAACTGATCGACCGACGTGAGCGCGTTTACCGCCAACTCTGGCAGTTCGAGCTCGCCGCCCTGGACCGCCTCGGTCTGGCGCCGGTGTTGTTCGATTGCGCACTTTGCAACCGGGCCCTGAACGCCCGTGACCTCTGGTTCGACCCGCAAGCCGGCGGTGCAATCTGCGAGCACTGTCCGCGCAGTCCCCTGGCGGCCCGGATTTCGGAGCGCACCCTGAAAGCGCTGCGTTTTCTGCAGGAGGCCCGGCTTGGCGAAGCAGACAAGCTGGGCATCGACCCGGCGATCCGCGAGCAAATCACGCTGCTGCTGGATCGGATCCTGCAAGTGGCGGTCGGGAGCATCCGGCCCGGACCGGGCGCCGATAATTCCTTGGGGCGCCCTGCGACCGGACCAGACAGCCAGCAATAG
- a CDS encoding glycine--tRNA ligase has translation MDALVALAKRRGFVYPSSEIYGGFESTWDYGPLGAELVRNVKEAWWREIVTARSEVVGLNAAVLMSPSVWQASGHLENFSDPLVECLNCNSRLREDHLADGVCPNCGGPVSEARNFNTMFKTFVGPLEDDAAVAYLRPETAQAIFVNFRNVTSTSRLRLPFGIAQIGKAFRNEITTGNFIFRTREFEQMELEYFCHPGEDEKWFDYWVDRRRRWYHDLGIADADLRVRRHGDDELSHYSHGTSDLEFRFPFGWDELEGIARRSDFDLTAHQTASRTKLTVFDEARGEHVTPWVVEPSAGVDRCVLAFLSTAYREDEVPNTKGGTDSRTLLALDPRLAPYKAAVLPLIKREPLQELAARIHDQLRYQWAVYYDESGAIGRRYRRQDEIGTPYCITVDFESLEDDCVTLRDRDTLAQDRIPVTEVYAYLGDRLAWRPPS, from the coding sequence ATGGACGCCCTCGTGGCGTTGGCCAAGCGCCGCGGGTTCGTGTACCCCTCCTCCGAAATCTACGGAGGGTTTGAGAGTACCTGGGACTACGGACCGCTCGGCGCCGAACTGGTCCGGAACGTCAAAGAGGCCTGGTGGCGCGAGATTGTGACCGCCCGTTCGGAGGTCGTGGGCCTGAACGCGGCGGTGCTGATGTCGCCCTCGGTCTGGCAGGCGTCGGGCCACCTGGAGAATTTCTCCGACCCACTTGTCGAGTGCCTCAACTGCAATTCGCGCCTCCGCGAGGACCACTTGGCCGACGGGGTCTGCCCCAATTGCGGAGGCCCGGTGTCCGAAGCCCGCAACTTCAACACCATGTTCAAGACATTCGTCGGGCCGCTGGAGGACGATGCCGCGGTGGCCTATCTGCGCCCCGAAACGGCGCAGGCGATTTTTGTCAATTTCCGCAACGTCACTTCGACTTCACGCCTGCGGCTGCCGTTCGGGATCGCCCAAATCGGTAAGGCGTTCCGAAACGAAATAACCACCGGAAACTTCATTTTTCGAACTCGCGAATTCGAGCAGATGGAGCTCGAGTACTTCTGCCATCCCGGCGAGGACGAAAAGTGGTTTGATTACTGGGTGGACCGCCGTCGTCGCTGGTACCACGATCTGGGCATTGCCGACGCGGATCTGCGCGTGCGACGCCACGGCGATGACGAGCTTTCACACTATTCGCACGGGACCTCGGACCTGGAATTCCGATTCCCCTTCGGCTGGGACGAACTCGAGGGCATCGCCCGCCGCTCGGACTTCGATCTCACCGCCCACCAGACCGCCTCGCGCACCAAGCTGACGGTGTTCGACGAAGCCCGCGGGGAGCACGTCACGCCCTGGGTCGTCGAGCCCTCGGCGGGAGTCGACCGCTGCGTGCTGGCGTTTCTCTCGACCGCCTATCGGGAGGACGAAGTGCCCAACACCAAGGGTGGTACCGATTCCCGCACGCTGCTGGCCCTCGATCCGCGGCTGGCCCCCTACAAGGCCGCCGTCCTGCCGCTGATAAAGCGCGAACCACTGCAGGAACTGGCAGCGCGCATTCACGATCAACTCCGGTACCAGTGGGCGGTCTACTACGACGAGTCAGGGGCGATCGGCCGGCGCTATCGACGTCAGGACGAGATTGGAACCCCCTATTGCATCACGGTCGACTTCGAGTCCCTGGAAGACGACTGCGTCACCTTGCGCGACCGCGATACGTTGGCCCAGGACCGGATTCCGGTCACAGAGGTCTACGCTTACCTGGGCGACCGCCTGGCCTGGCGACCGCCATCCTGA
- a CDS encoding Gfo/Idh/MocA family oxidoreductase, translating into MSEDSGGFHSQAVVTDGGDAAEIGIGMLGYAFMGKAHSNGYKKIPYMMYPPPAIPVLQRIAGRSGDAVAEAARRYGFAEHSTDWREVIADPKVDVIDNSGPNDLHYDANMAAVEAGKHVVSEKPLGRNAAESRAMWQAAEAAGIKHMTAFNYRFVPAVVLARKLIEDDVVGEVRHFRGFYLQEWLVDPSAPRVWRLDKAQAGSGSLGDLGAHSIDLARFLVGEPTSVNGKLKTFVEERPDPDNPGQTAPVTVDDAYLALVEFEGGAIGTLEATRFAHGNKNGNMFEINGSKGSIAFDIQRMNELQVFSGSSEPGNANGFTNVMVSEQYHPYWTNWWPQGHMIGWEHTFVHELCHFLDCVANDKPVAPWGATFEDGYRADVVCEAIARSSEMDGARVRIEY; encoded by the coding sequence ATGAGCGAGGATTCGGGCGGATTTCATTCGCAGGCGGTTGTGACCGACGGCGGCGACGCCGCCGAAATCGGGATCGGGATGCTCGGTTACGCATTCATGGGCAAGGCCCATTCCAACGGCTACAAGAAGATCCCGTACATGATGTATCCGCCGCCGGCGATTCCGGTGCTGCAGCGCATCGCGGGCCGCAGCGGCGACGCCGTAGCCGAGGCCGCCCGGCGCTACGGGTTCGCCGAGCACTCGACCGACTGGCGTGAGGTTATCGCCGATCCCAAAGTCGACGTGATCGACAATTCCGGCCCCAACGACCTCCATTACGACGCCAACATGGCCGCAGTCGAAGCCGGCAAACACGTAGTCTCGGAAAAGCCGCTCGGACGCAACGCGGCCGAATCGCGGGCGATGTGGCAGGCCGCCGAGGCAGCCGGCATAAAGCACATGACCGCGTTCAATTACCGGTTCGTTCCAGCGGTTGTCCTGGCCCGCAAGTTGATCGAGGACGACGTCGTCGGCGAGGTCCGCCATTTCCGGGGTTTCTATCTCCAGGAGTGGCTGGTGGATCCGAGCGCGCCCCGCGTCTGGCGCCTGGACAAGGCGCAGGCCGGATCTGGATCGCTGGGCGACCTGGGCGCTCACTCAATCGACCTGGCCCGCTTCCTGGTGGGCGAACCGACCTCAGTCAACGGCAAGCTCAAGACCTTCGTGGAAGAGCGACCGGACCCGGACAACCCCGGGCAAACCGCACCGGTCACGGTCGACGACGCCTACCTTGCGCTGGTCGAATTCGAGGGAGGGGCGATCGGGACGCTGGAGGCCACCCGTTTTGCCCACGGCAACAAGAACGGCAACATGTTCGAGATCAACGGATCCAAAGGCTCGATCGCATTCGACATTCAGCGAATGAACGAATTGCAAGTCTTTTCCGGATCTTCCGAGCCCGGCAATGCCAACGGATTCACGAACGTGATGGTCTCGGAGCAATACCACCCCTACTGGACCAACTGGTGGCCGCAGGGACACATGATCGGCTGGGAGCACACCTTCGTGCACGAACTCTGCCATTTCCTCGATTGCGTGGCCAACGACAAACCGGTCGCCCCGTGGGGCGCGACGTTCGAAGACGGCTACCGCGCCGACGTCGTCTGCGAGGCGATCGCCCGCTCGTCGGAAATGGACGGGGCCCGGGTCCGGATCGAATACTGA
- a CDS encoding sugar phosphate isomerase/epimerase: MKIGVFAVLFSDQPLPEVAGYLRDVGCGAIELGCGGYPGNAHCNSAELLASEEKFAEFSQVLSDSGLELSALSMHGNPIHPDPEFAQEHLSDQRNAILLAEKLGLDTVITFSGCPGDAPGAKYPNWVTCAWPPDYPEILRYQWEEVLIPFWREEAAFAADHGVTKIALEMHPGFSVYNIDTLLQLREAVGDVIGANFDPSHLWWQGMDIPTAIRAVGRAGAMHHFHAKDVKVDPQNADRTGVLDTKSYTREIDRSWIFRSIGYGHGVEDWKAIVSELRLIGYDGALSIEHEDSLMSPKEGLEKGIDVLRQATVFEPAGEAYWA, from the coding sequence GTGAAGATTGGTGTTTTTGCGGTCCTCTTCTCGGACCAACCCCTGCCCGAAGTGGCCGGCTACCTGCGCGACGTCGGCTGCGGGGCGATCGAACTGGGCTGCGGCGGCTACCCCGGCAACGCCCATTGCAATTCGGCCGAACTCCTGGCCAGCGAGGAAAAATTCGCCGAGTTTTCGCAGGTGCTGAGCGACTCCGGCCTCGAGCTGTCGGCGCTTTCGATGCACGGCAATCCGATCCATCCGGATCCGGAATTTGCCCAAGAGCACCTCAGCGACCAGCGCAACGCGATTCTGCTGGCCGAAAAACTCGGGCTCGACACCGTCATAACGTTCTCGGGGTGTCCCGGCGACGCACCGGGCGCCAAATATCCCAACTGGGTCACGTGCGCCTGGCCGCCCGACTACCCGGAGATCCTGCGCTACCAGTGGGAAGAGGTGCTGATCCCCTTCTGGAGAGAAGAGGCCGCGTTCGCGGCCGATCACGGAGTGACCAAGATCGCACTGGAAATGCACCCGGGATTCAGTGTCTACAACATCGACACCCTGCTGCAGCTGCGCGAGGCCGTCGGCGACGTGATCGGGGCCAACTTCGACCCCTCGCATCTGTGGTGGCAGGGCATGGACATTCCCACCGCGATCCGCGCGGTCGGACGGGCCGGAGCGATGCACCACTTCCATGCCAAGGACGTGAAGGTCGATCCCCAGAACGCCGACCGGACCGGCGTCCTGGACACCAAGTCGTACACCCGTGAGATCGATCGATCCTGGATATTCCGCTCCATCGGCTACGGACACGGGGTCGAAGATTGGAAGGCGATCGTCTCCGAACTGCGTTTGATCGGCTACGACGGCGCGCTTTCGATCGAGCATGAGGACAGCCTCATGTCCCCCAAGGAAGGTCTGGAAAAGGGCATCGACGTTCTGCGCCAGGCGACCGTCTTCGAACCGGCCGGGGAGGCCTATTGGGCCTAA
- a CDS encoding sugar phosphate isomerase/epimerase yields MRTASCPPRKVWKRASTFCARRPSSNRPGRPIGPNRRRPPGRHHPQPQYLVRNQTTMANFRLSVHQITWGQNLDLALKEISEFGYRGTETFAGVVDEFAGREDDLRAKFSDAGVRLTALYGGGRFWAAGEEEETIAWNMRIAEFLQSMGADRLVLGPAAPHLEGGTSDQQFQTMAAVANEIGKRCREMGVTAGIHPHWNTPVQDESEIHRIFDLVDTDKVKMVLDPAHIAKAGSDPVAICERYAPIICYVHIKDYSPELDTPEANIREEGLAPTLAFFSELGDGIVDTPGFVQVLRDSDYDGWLTIELDRSQTTARQSLANNTRYLRKVLGFDIGGDNP; encoded by the coding sequence ATGAGGACAGCCTCATGTCCCCCAAGGAAGGTCTGGAAAAGGGCATCGACGTTCTGCGCCAGGCGACCGTCTTCGAACCGGCCGGGGAGGCCTATTGGGCCTAACCGGCGGCGCCCGCCAGGACGCCATCATCCGCAACCGCAATATCTAGTCAGGAACCAAACGACAATGGCAAACTTCCGTCTCTCCGTGCACCAGATCACCTGGGGACAGAACCTGGATCTGGCCCTAAAGGAAATCTCCGAATTCGGCTACCGCGGAACGGAGACTTTCGCGGGCGTAGTCGACGAGTTCGCCGGACGCGAGGATGACCTGCGGGCCAAGTTTTCCGACGCCGGGGTCCGACTGACCGCGCTCTACGGCGGCGGCCGTTTCTGGGCCGCCGGCGAAGAGGAAGAAACGATCGCCTGGAACATGCGGATCGCCGAATTCCTGCAGTCGATGGGCGCCGACCGACTTGTGCTCGGTCCGGCCGCACCCCATCTCGAAGGCGGCACCAGCGACCAGCAGTTCCAAACCATGGCGGCGGTGGCCAACGAGATCGGCAAGCGCTGCCGGGAAATGGGCGTGACCGCCGGGATCCATCCGCACTGGAACACGCCGGTTCAGGACGAGTCCGAGATTCACCGGATCTTTGACCTGGTCGACACCGACAAGGTGAAGATGGTGCTTGATCCGGCCCACATCGCCAAAGCCGGATCCGACCCGGTCGCGATCTGCGAACGGTACGCGCCGATCATCTGCTACGTCCACATCAAGGACTATTCCCCGGAACTAGACACCCCGGAGGCCAATATCCGCGAGGAGGGTCTGGCTCCAACGCTGGCATTCTTCTCCGAACTCGGGGACGGAATAGTCGACACCCCCGGGTTCGTGCAGGTGCTGCGCGACTCCGATTACGACGGCTGGCTCACCATCGAACTCGACCGCTCGCAGACGACCGCGCGCCAGAGCCTGGCCAACAACACCCGCTATCTGCGCAAGGTACTCGGATTCGACATCGGCGGAGACAACCCGTAG